A stretch of the Agromyces larvae genome encodes the following:
- the chvE gene encoding multiple monosaccharide ABC transporter substrate-binding protein — protein sequence MTDTVKGHIVKITKKVLLATIAAGSMLALAACSGSNGGGEGEGDGGLIGVAMPTKSSERWIQDGDAVKEQLEAQGFKVDLQFAEDDIPTQVSQIENMITKGAEALIIASIDGTTLSEVLQQAADNDIPVIAYDRLIRDSENVDFYASFDNYIVGVQQATSLLYGLGLTDLEGEPAADASSGPFNIELFAGSPDDNNATFFWNGAIDTLQPYIDEGTLVVKSGQTDFEQAAILRWDGEVAQERMENLLTSTYSDGSQVNAVLSPYDGLSRGIISALTDAGYTVGDGWPIISGQDAELDSVKAIKAGEQFSTIFKDTRKLAEVAVNMATALLNGEEPEVNNTTDYDNGVKIVPSYLLESQIVVKDNITEVLVDSGYWTEAEIGG from the coding sequence ATGACTGACACAGTGAAAGGACACATCGTGAAGATCACGAAGAAGGTGCTCCTCGCCACGATCGCCGCGGGCTCGATGCTCGCACTTGCCGCCTGCTCGGGCAGCAACGGCGGCGGCGAGGGCGAGGGCGACGGCGGCCTCATCGGCGTCGCCATGCCCACCAAGTCGTCGGAGCGTTGGATCCAGGACGGCGACGCCGTCAAGGAGCAGCTCGAGGCGCAGGGCTTCAAGGTCGACCTCCAGTTCGCCGAGGACGACATCCCCACGCAGGTCTCGCAGATCGAGAACATGATCACCAAGGGCGCCGAGGCGCTGATCATCGCCTCGATCGACGGCACCACGCTCAGCGAGGTGCTGCAGCAGGCGGCCGACAACGACATCCCCGTCATCGCGTACGACCGCCTCATCCGCGACTCCGAGAACGTCGACTTCTACGCGTCGTTCGACAACTACATCGTCGGCGTGCAGCAGGCGACCTCGCTGCTCTACGGCCTCGGCCTCACCGACCTCGAGGGCGAGCCCGCCGCCGACGCGTCGTCCGGGCCCTTCAACATCGAGCTGTTCGCCGGTTCGCCCGACGACAACAACGCCACGTTCTTCTGGAACGGCGCGATCGACACCCTGCAGCCGTACATCGACGAGGGCACCCTCGTCGTGAAGTCGGGCCAGACCGACTTCGAGCAGGCCGCCATCCTCCGCTGGGACGGCGAAGTCGCGCAGGAGCGCATGGAGAACCTGCTCACCTCGACGTACTCCGACGGCTCGCAGGTCAACGCGGTGCTCTCGCCCTACGACGGCCTGTCGCGCGGCATCATCTCGGCCCTCACCGACGCCGGCTACACGGTCGGCGACGGCTGGCCGATCATCTCGGGCCAGGACGCCGAGCTCGACTCGGTCAAGGCGATCAAGGCGGGCGAGCAGTTCTCGACCATCTTCAAGGACACCCGCAAGCTCGCCGAGGTGGCCGTGAACATGGCGACCGCGCTGCTGAACGGCGAGGAGCCCGAGGTCAACAACACGACCGACTACGACAACGGCGTGAAGATCGTCCCCTCGTACCTGCTCGAGTCGCAGATCGTCGTCAAGGACAACATCACCGAGGTCCTGGTCGACAGCGGCTACTGGACCGAAGCGGAGATCGGCGGCTGA
- a CDS encoding L-ribulose-5-phosphate 4-epimerase, whose protein sequence is MPAASDAARLEVAIARTRADVAKLHAELVRYGLVVWTGGNVSGRVPGADLFVIKPSGVSYDELAPDNMILCDLDGTVVPGTPGAERSPSSDTAAHAYVYRNMPEVGGVVHTHSTYATAWAARGEEIPCVITAMADEFGGPIPIGPFAIIGDDSIGRGIVETLRGHRSRAVLMQNHGPFTIGVSAKDAVKAAVMVEDVARTVHLARSQGELIPIPQESIDRLYARYQNVYGQASDARRETT, encoded by the coding sequence GTGCCTGCCGCCTCAGATGCCGCCCGCCTCGAGGTCGCGATCGCGCGCACCCGCGCCGATGTCGCGAAGCTCCACGCCGAGCTGGTGCGGTACGGGCTGGTCGTGTGGACGGGCGGCAACGTGTCGGGCCGGGTGCCGGGCGCCGACCTGTTCGTGATCAAGCCGTCGGGTGTCTCGTACGACGAGCTCGCACCCGACAACATGATCCTCTGCGACCTCGACGGCACCGTCGTGCCGGGCACGCCCGGCGCCGAGCGCTCGCCGTCGAGCGACACCGCCGCCCACGCCTACGTCTACCGCAACATGCCCGAGGTCGGCGGGGTCGTGCACACCCACTCGACCTACGCGACCGCCTGGGCCGCACGCGGCGAGGAGATCCCCTGCGTGATCACGGCCATGGCCGACGAGTTCGGCGGGCCGATCCCCATCGGGCCGTTCGCGATCATCGGCGACGACTCGATCGGCCGGGGCATCGTCGAGACCCTGCGCGGGCACCGCTCGCGCGCTGTGCTGATGCAGAACCACGGCCCCTTCACCATCGGCGTCAGCGCGAAGGACGCGGTCAAGGCCGCGGTCATGGTCGAGGACGTCGCCCGCACGGTGCACCTCGCCCGCTCGCAGGGCGAGCTCATCCCCATCCCGCAGGAGTCGATCGACCGACTCTATGCGCGCTACCAGAACGTGTACGGCCAGGCGAGCGACGCTCGCCGGGAGACCACCTGA
- a CDS encoding substrate-binding domain-containing protein: MKKITLAATAVAAVAALALTGCSSDRGGETGAEPAAAGFAADATIGIALPDKTSENWVLAGGLFEDGLKAAGFKGDVQYAPASNTVAEQQNQISAMVTNGAKVIVIGAKDGKQLGTQLQQAADAGVKIIAYDRLIENTPNVDYYVAFDNYKVGQLQGQALLDGLAERSGHDAPWNIELFSGSPDDANSAVFFDGAMEVLQPKIDDGTLVVVSGQTEIAQTATQGWEAENAQSRMDSLLAANYASANIDGVLSPNDNLARAILTSAKQAGKDIATITVTGQDSEVESVKSIMAGEQYSTINKDTALLVEQTIKMIQQLQRGEEADVNDTEQYDNGVKVVPAYLLDPVIVTKANAEEAYANNPNLLDIVKQAQ; the protein is encoded by the coding sequence AGACGGGCGCTGAGCCCGCCGCGGCCGGCTTCGCCGCGGACGCCACGATCGGCATCGCCCTGCCCGACAAGACCTCGGAGAACTGGGTCCTGGCCGGCGGGCTGTTCGAGGACGGCCTGAAGGCCGCCGGGTTCAAGGGCGACGTGCAGTACGCGCCCGCCTCGAACACGGTCGCCGAGCAGCAGAACCAGATCTCGGCCATGGTCACCAACGGCGCCAAGGTCATCGTCATCGGCGCGAAGGACGGCAAGCAGCTGGGCACGCAGCTCCAGCAGGCCGCCGACGCCGGCGTGAAGATCATCGCGTACGACCGGCTCATCGAGAACACGCCGAACGTCGACTACTACGTCGCGTTCGACAACTACAAGGTCGGCCAGCTGCAGGGCCAGGCGCTGCTCGACGGCCTCGCCGAGCGCTCGGGCCACGACGCTCCGTGGAACATCGAGCTCTTCTCGGGCTCGCCCGACGACGCGAACTCGGCGGTGTTCTTCGACGGCGCCATGGAGGTGCTGCAGCCGAAGATCGACGACGGCACGCTCGTCGTGGTGTCGGGCCAGACCGAGATCGCGCAGACCGCGACCCAGGGCTGGGAGGCCGAGAACGCGCAGAGCCGCATGGACTCGCTGCTCGCCGCGAACTACGCCTCGGCGAACATCGACGGCGTGCTCTCGCCGAACGACAACCTCGCTCGCGCGATCCTCACCTCGGCGAAGCAGGCCGGCAAGGACATCGCGACGATCACGGTGACCGGTCAGGACTCCGAGGTCGAGTCGGTGAAGTCGATCATGGCGGGCGAGCAGTACTCGACGATCAACAAGGACACCGCGCTTCTCGTGGAGCAGACGATCAAGATGATCCAGCAGCTCCAGCGGGGTGAGGAGGCCGACGTCAACGACACCGAGCAGTACGACAACGGTGTGAAGGTCGTGCCGGCCTACCTGCTCGACCCGGTCATCGTGACCAAGGCGAACGCGGAAGAGGCGTACGCGAACAACCCGAACCTCCTCGACATCGTCAAGCAGGCTCAGTAA
- a CDS encoding LacI family DNA-binding transcriptional regulator — MSEEATRGRAPSIRDVARLAGVSHQTVSRVLNHHPSIRPATKQRVLDVMAELQYTPNRAARALSTSRSRTIGILSSATTQYGPASAITAIDAAARRAGYWVSTASIESPDSDSISAALAHLAAQGVEGLVVIAPQARVFRTLERMQIDVPYVALQTTGDPDRAISVDQIEGARLATRHLIELGHRHIYHLAGPQDWMEAEARMRGFLDEMGAHDVPMTAPILGDWSAAFGYHAGRELLTVRDFTAVFASNDQMALGLMHAAREAGLDVPRDLSIVGFDDIPDAAHFWPPLTTVRQDFAELGRRCVAVLLGDLDPYLEGTAATITPELVVRQSTSFPAF; from the coding sequence GTGTCCGAGGAAGCCACGCGGGGCCGCGCCCCGAGCATCCGCGATGTCGCGCGCCTCGCGGGCGTCTCGCACCAGACCGTGAGCCGGGTGCTCAACCACCATCCGAGCATCCGGCCGGCGACGAAGCAGCGGGTGCTCGACGTGATGGCCGAGCTCCAGTACACGCCCAACCGGGCGGCGCGTGCGCTGTCGACCAGCAGGTCGCGCACGATCGGCATCCTCTCGTCGGCGACGACGCAGTACGGGCCCGCTTCGGCGATCACCGCGATCGATGCGGCCGCCCGTCGCGCGGGGTACTGGGTGAGCACCGCGAGCATCGAGTCGCCCGATTCCGACTCGATCTCGGCCGCGCTCGCGCACCTCGCCGCGCAGGGGGTCGAGGGGCTCGTGGTGATCGCCCCGCAGGCCCGAGTGTTCCGCACGCTCGAGCGCATGCAGATCGATGTGCCGTACGTCGCGCTGCAGACGACCGGTGACCCCGACCGGGCCATCTCGGTGGACCAGATCGAGGGTGCGCGCCTTGCGACCAGGCACTTGATCGAGCTGGGGCACCGGCACATCTACCACCTCGCCGGGCCCCAGGATTGGATGGAGGCCGAGGCTCGGATGCGGGGCTTCCTCGACGAGATGGGCGCGCACGACGTGCCGATGACGGCGCCCATCCTCGGCGACTGGTCGGCGGCCTTCGGCTACCACGCGGGGCGCGAACTGCTCACGGTCCGCGACTTCACCGCCGTGTTCGCGTCGAACGACCAGATGGCGCTCGGCCTCATGCACGCCGCGCGCGAGGCCGGGCTCGACGTGCCCCGCGACCTGTCGATCGTCGGCTTCGACGACATCCCCGACGCGGCGCACTTCTGGCCGCCGCTGACGACCGTGCGACAGGATTTCGCCGAGCTCGGCCGGCGCTGTGTGGCGGTGCTGCTGGGCGACCTCGACCCGTACCTCGAGGGAACGGCGGCGACGATCACGCCCGAGCTCGTGGTGCGCCAGAGCACGTCGTTCCCCGCGTTCTGA